Below is a genomic region from Chryseobacterium scophthalmum.
AAAAAGACTTCCCAAAAGAATTAAAGCAAACGGAAAAGCAAGGAATCCAGCTAAAATTGTCATTTTTGTTCCTTTTACATTAGGTCCAATAGGTCCTTGTCCAAGGTTTTTAGCAGGGTCAATTACAGTAATATCAGACTGATTAGTTGCCAATCTCATTTGACTTTCATTCTGTCTACCGAGCAAACTGTTATAAGTCGCCTCAATCATATTATATCCTCTTTCTGCATCAAGAAATTTTCTTTGCTTTTCAGGGTATGTTGTAAGATCTGTGCTTGTTTCTGCTATTTGTCGGTCAATTTTGTTAAGTTCTGAAGTATATATGTTTTGAACATTTCTAAGAGACCCTGAAGAATTGGCTTTTGCTTCACTTATTAATCGGTTTATTTCCTTAATTGGTTCTGAATTAGGAGTATAAATTGATGATAATTCTCTTTTTTTAAGATAAAGAGCTTTTAGCTCAGAAACAGATGCTGTAAAAAGTCCATCATCAAAACCTGCCGCAGAAGGACTAATCATCTTATCGAAACCTTGAGATTCTACAGAATTCCTGATATTATTCAAGGAATTCATTTTACTAAGTATGTCCGCTTTTTTTGTTTCGAGATCTTTTATTTTTTGTAAAGATTTTTCGTCTCTGTTTGTAATATCATATAATTCTTCTGAAACCTTAAGATAATTAACATACGCTGCACTTGAATCTAACTTTTTTCTAATATCAGTTAAACTACTTTTCAAATACTGCTCCGTATTCTGATCCACTTTTATCTTATCATTAAATCTTTTCTTCTGAAGTTCAGCCACAGATTTATTAAGAAAATTAACTGTTCCATTTAGATTAAAACCGGTTTTAGTGATAATCATAATGGTATTAATTTCTTTGTCAAAATCAACACCAACAGTAGAAACAATTCCATTTACTGCATCATTTACCGTAGAAAGATTTACAATAATATTTTCGAAATTTATAGCTGGTGGCACGGGATTGGGAACCAATCTGAATCTAAGATTAGGAGTTGTGTACCACTCATTAACTTTAATAGTTTTGTCGGCAGGTCTTGCAAAATTTTCAATACTCTGAAATCCTTCAAAGTCATAAGAGTATAAATAAGACGACTGGCCTTCTTCCGGCAGATTTACCTGATAAGAGCCATTACCTTTAGGTGTTAAAGTAATAGGATAGTTTACCTGCTGTAAGTGCTTTCGGTCTACCTCCAAAAATACCGGAGAATCATTTTTGTCTAAATAAGTAGATTTAACGACTCCTTTGGTGCTATAATTTACAAAAAGCCCTAATTCTTTCACCAAAAATTCGTTATGCGATCTAGACAGCAACATTTTTTTCAAATAAATACCGTCCTGATTCCCATTTTGCCCCCAAATAAAATTAATCGACTGACTTGGTGTAAAATAACTGGCTGTATTGTTTGAA
It encodes:
- a CDS encoding exopolysaccharide transport family protein produces the protein MIPGKEALVSKSEPQKEKYGSFALFDIEHFLRRILRNWYWFVLMLSIGYGVSWFYGKYYAQNIYASDLKLSISNNTASYFTPSQSINFIWGQNGNQDGIYLKKMLLSRSHNEFLVKELGLFVNYSTKGVVKSTYLDKNDSPVFLEVDRKHLQQVNYPITLTPKGNGSYQVNLPEEGQSSYLYSYDFEGFQSIENFARPADKTIKVNEWYTTPNLRFRLVPNPVPPAINFENIIVNLSTVNDAVNGIVSTVGVDFDKEINTIMIITKTGFNLNGTVNFLNKSVAELQKKRFNDKIKVDQNTEQYLKSSLTDIRKKLDSSAAYVNYLKVSEELYDITNRDEKSLQKIKDLETKKADILSKMNSLNNIRNSVESQGFDKMISPSAAGFDDGLFTASVSELKALYLKKRELSSIYTPNSEPIKEINRLISEAKANSSGSLRNVQNIYTSELNKIDRQIAETSTDLTTYPEKQRKFLDAERGYNMIEATYNSLLGRQNESQMRLATNQSDITVIDPAKNLGQGPIGPNVKGTKMTILAGFLAFPFALILLGSLFDSKVRNIKELVSATKIPLLGVIGNNNNESMLTVLNTPKSSVAEAFRGVRANVRFLSGEDNNSKVILVTSSVGGEGKTYVSINLASVLGLSDKKTILLGMDLRKPKIFGDFDIDNKLGISNYLTGETSIDQIINKTKIPNLDVATSGPIPPNPSELLMSERNMKFIEELRTMYDFIIIDSPPVGLVADSYELMKHSDANLYVVRHEYTEKYMLKMITEKYHNNEIKHLGFVYNDYITKQGYGYGYGYGYGYGYGYGYFDEDKNYTEPILIKIRNKVRAYFDRNK